In a genomic window of Polyodon spathula isolate WHYD16114869_AA chromosome 21, ASM1765450v1, whole genome shotgun sequence:
- the LOC121296191 gene encoding origin recognition complex subunit 6-like produces the protein MPELFESLDCMLGLVSQMGIRDLAVQHGCTEAVNTAVKKLHRSQSSLPEAQQSGLALSKLLFTTAALLTALTLHPIGEVWTANLQRDSNNVQTAKVLKNLSSKTMKNEREKSWKMQPKLRK, from the exons ATGCCAGAGCTATTTGAATCCCTGGATTGCATGCTGGGTCTGGTGTCCCAAATGGGGATCCGAGACTTGGCTGTTCAGCATGGTTGCACAGAGGCAGTGAATACAGCAGTGAAGAAACTGCACAG atctcaatccagtctgcccgaagcacagcaaagtggatTGGCTTTATCAAAGCTGCTCTTTACCACTGCAGCATTGTTAACAGCATTGACTCTGCACCCAATTGGAGAAGTTTGGACAGCAAATTTGCA AAGAGACAGCAACAATGTCCAAACAGCAAAAGTCCTGAAGAATCTGTCAAGCAAGACTATGaagaatgaaagagaaaaatcctggaaaatgcagccaaaactaAGGAAGTGA
- the LOC121296189 gene encoding myosin light chain kinase 3-like isoform X3: protein MRTSVYRSLLLSTGGFNVSAYIEKFTKKETDAKPKVEFCNRAIQAEFRRSPEGTLGLQASAQPSFHLHHETNDTGVKKQPTKTDERVNSALQSQSDNQVDESPIAPITSTEELAETKSSELSITSTKHTAENKPSRKPKEVTIKSKEPTRTQTFIKETHDVRANTDDPDGPDYQKKEITIAFITGETQTPASAAKPELNEATATSLEWHPVIKHNIPSELKRKPCLAEQGAHSTTQQQEAAQKSSKNDVEGAKKPQVEKKEVCKTSKSAVLLIKNKDTGSEKDLEVPIPPLKDTAPAKTQNEKKTQASEAQNIDNDSVKKNKAEKLSKIESPKSTNSVQQTEPEKKTSATETKVELETKSEETSHTKAVTDAEPQKALRVIIDDTPSQPAPFEHRIVSAKHMAVTSYYSLIESELLGGGRFGQVHKCAELSSGLMLAAKIIQVKGLKDRDDVKNEIGVMNQLNHVNLIQLYDAFESKNNLTLIMEYIGGGELFDRIIDNYQLTELDAIVFTKQICEGVQYLHQQYILHLDLKPENILCVNHTGNQIKIIDFGLARRYRPREKLKVNFGTPEFLAPEVVNYDFVSFPTDMWSVGVITYMLLSGMSPFLGDNDTDTMNNILHGSCEFDSDSFGNVSAEAKDFISRLLVSEKCSRMSATGCLKHDWLNNLAEKAKRCQVLLKSQLRLKSYLAHRQWKKHFYVVAAANRLKRIHQRGSVNPA, encoded by the exons ATGAGGACCTCTGTCTACAGATCCCTTCTGCTCAGCACTGGTGGGTTTAACGTTTCTGCATACATAGAAAAGTTTACG aaaAAGGAAACGGATGCAAAGCCCAAAGTTGAATTCTGCAATCGAGCAATTCAGGCGGAGTTCAGGAGATCTCCTGAGGGCACTTTAGGGTTACAAGCCTCCGCTCAGCCaagtttccatctgcaccatgaaacca atgaTACAGGTGTGAAGAAACAGCCAACTAAAACAGATGAACGGGTCAACTCGGCTCTTCAATCTCAATCCGACAATCAAGTGGATGAAAGTCCCATAGCTCCTATCACATCCACAGAAGAGCTCGCTGAGACCAAGAGCTCAGAGCTCAGTATCACAAGCACCAAACATACAGCAGAGAATAAACCGTCTCGGAAACCCAAGGAGGTCACCATCAAAAGCAAAGAACCCACTCGAACACAGACCTTTATTAAAGAAACGCATGATGTTAGAGCGAACACAGATGACCCTGATGGACCCGACTATCAGAAAAAGGAGATCACTATTGCTTTTATAACAGGGGAGACCCAGACTCCAGCCTCCGCTGCCAAACCAGAGCTGAATGAGGCTACTGCAACATCTCTTGAgtg gcATCCTGTTATTAAGCATAACATTCCCAGTGAACTAAAAAGGAAGCCTTGTTTGGCTGAACAAGGAGCTCATTCAACTACACAGCAGCAAGAAGCAGCTCAGAAAAGCTCTAAAAATGACGTTGAAGGAGCCAAAAAACCACAGGTAGAGAAAAAAGAGGTCTGCAAAACCTCCAAAAGCGCTGTACTATTGATAAAAAACAAAGATACAGGCTCTGAAAAAGACCTTGAAGTTCCCATACCCCCCCTAAAGGATACAGCCCCAGCCAAAACCCAGAATGAGAAGAAAACCCAGGCCAGTGAAGCACAAAATATAGACAATGACAGTGTCAAGAAAAATAAGGCTGAAAAACTCTCCAAAATTGAGTCACCAAAGTCGACCAATTCTGTACAACAAACTGAGCCTGAGAAGAAGACTTCAGCAACAGAAACCAAAGTAGAATTGGAGACTAAATCTGAGGAGACCTCACACACTAAAGCTGTGACAGATGCTGAACCTCAAAAAGCATTGAGAGTTATCATTG aTGACACCCCGTCTCAACCAGCGCCTTTTGAACATCGTATTGTAAGTGCCAAGCACATGGCAGTTACCTCGTACTACTCACTCATTGAGAGTGAGCTCTTAGGAGG GGGACGATTCGGCCAGGTTCACAAGTGTGCAGAGCTGTCATCTGGCCTCATGCTGGCTGCCAAGATAATACAAGTTAAAGGCTTGAAGGACAGG GATGACGTCAAGAATGAAATTGGTGTCATGAACCAGTTAAATCACGTCAATTTGATCCAGCTGTATGATGCCTTTGAGTCCAAGAACAATCTGACTTTGATTATGGAATA TATTGGTGGAGGAGAATTATTTGACAGAATCATCGATAATTATCAGCTCACTGAACTGGATGCCATCGTATTTACCAAACAGATCTGTGAGGGAGTTCAGTACCTACATCAGCAGTACATTCTCCATTTAGACCTGAAG cCAGAAAACATTTTATGTGTAAACCACAcaggaaatcaaataaaaatcattgACTTTGGACTGGCAAGAAG GTACAGACCCCGTGAGAAGCTGAAAGTTAACTTCGGCACCCCTGAGTTCCTGGCCCCAGAAGTGGTGAACTACGACTTTGTTTCATTCCCTACTGATATGTGGAGTGTAGGAGTTATCACGTATATGCT CCTGAGTGGGATGTCTCCTTTCCTTGGAGATAACGACACGGACACCATGAATAATATCCTCCATGGCAGCTGCGAGTTTGACTCCGACTCATTTGGAAATGTCTCTGCGGAGGCCAAAGACTTCATCTCTAGGTTGCTAGTGTCCGAAAAATG CAGCCGAATGAGTGCCACTGGATGCTTGAAGCATGACTGGTTGAACAACTTAGCAGAGAAAGCGAAAAGGTGCCAAGTTCTTCTCAAGTCTCAGCTTCGTTTAAAGAGTTACTTGGCTCATCGACAGTGGAAG aaacatttctatGTAGTCGCTGCTGCCAATAGACTGAAGAGAATCCACCAGCGCGGGTCTGTGAATCCTGCATAG
- the LOC121296189 gene encoding myosin light chain kinase 3-like isoform X1 yields the protein MNKQMSLTACIAKMYEGGTLDRAGGTRTNSPMKKPGTSLSAIDNKLNLLDEKVEKISKSQAEVMKKLEAVYQSIRNLENGIARLKPAKEPPSSGEDHLKQGELSLYNEIKALCTESVNLLKSLQQETNKQREKIDVIELSVSTTDRVITFVGEIFKSSKILAYILKGTVPWRKGSLSENTEEKKETDAKPKVEFCNRAIQAEFRRSPEGTLGLQASAQPSFHLHHETNDTGVKKQPTKTDERVNSALQSQSDNQVDESPIAPITSTEELAETKSSELSITSTKHTAENKPSRKPKEVTIKSKEPTRTQTFIKETHDVRANTDDPDGPDYQKKEITIAFITGETQTPASAAKPELNEATATSLEWHPVIKHNIPSELKRKPCLAEQGAHSTTQQQEAAQKSSKNDVEGAKKPQVEKKEVCKTSKSAVLLIKNKDTGSEKDLEVPIPPLKDTAPAKTQNEKKTQASEAQNIDNDSVKKNKAEKLSKIESPKSTNSVQQTEPEKKTSATETKVELETKSEETSHTKAVTDAEPQKALRVIIDDTPSQPAPFEHRIVSAKHMAVTSYYSLIESELLGGGRFGQVHKCAELSSGLMLAAKIIQVKGLKDRDDVKNEIGVMNQLNHVNLIQLYDAFESKNNLTLIMEYIGGGELFDRIIDNYQLTELDAIVFTKQICEGVQYLHQQYILHLDLKPENILCVNHTGNQIKIIDFGLARRYRPREKLKVNFGTPEFLAPEVVNYDFVSFPTDMWSVGVITYMLLSGMSPFLGDNDTDTMNNILHGSCEFDSDSFGNVSAEAKDFISRLLVSEKCSRMSATGCLKHDWLNNLAEKAKRCQVLLKSQLRLKSYLAHRQWKKHFYVVAAANRLKRIHQRGSVNPA from the exons atgaataaacagatgTCTCTTACGGCATGTATCGCCAAAATGTATGAAGGTGGCACTTTGGACCGTGCTGGTGGAACCAGGACAAATTCACCCATGAAAAAGCCCGGCACTAGTCTCAGTGCCATAGACAATAAGCTGAATCTTCTGGATGAAAAAGTGGAGAAAATTTCGAAAAGTCAGGCGGAAGTCATGAAGAAGCTTGAAGCAGTCTACCAGAGCATCAGGAACCTGGAAAATGGCATAGCAAGACTGAAGCCAGCAAAGGAACCTCCAAGCTCTGGAGAAGATCATTTGAAGCAGGGAGAGCTGAGTTTATACAATGAGATCAAGGCTCTGTGCACTGAAAGCGTGAACCTGCTGAAGTCCCTGCAAcaggaaacaaacaagcaaagagagAAAATTGATGTGATTGAACTCTCTGTCTCCACCACAGACAGAGTCATTACATTTGTTGGCGAGATCTTCAAAAGTTCTAAAATATTGGCCTATATCCTCAAGGGCACAGTTCCCTGGAGGAAAGGCAGTCTTTCAGAAAACACAGAAGAG aaaAAGGAAACGGATGCAAAGCCCAAAGTTGAATTCTGCAATCGAGCAATTCAGGCGGAGTTCAGGAGATCTCCTGAGGGCACTTTAGGGTTACAAGCCTCCGCTCAGCCaagtttccatctgcaccatgaaacca atgaTACAGGTGTGAAGAAACAGCCAACTAAAACAGATGAACGGGTCAACTCGGCTCTTCAATCTCAATCCGACAATCAAGTGGATGAAAGTCCCATAGCTCCTATCACATCCACAGAAGAGCTCGCTGAGACCAAGAGCTCAGAGCTCAGTATCACAAGCACCAAACATACAGCAGAGAATAAACCGTCTCGGAAACCCAAGGAGGTCACCATCAAAAGCAAAGAACCCACTCGAACACAGACCTTTATTAAAGAAACGCATGATGTTAGAGCGAACACAGATGACCCTGATGGACCCGACTATCAGAAAAAGGAGATCACTATTGCTTTTATAACAGGGGAGACCCAGACTCCAGCCTCCGCTGCCAAACCAGAGCTGAATGAGGCTACTGCAACATCTCTTGAgtg gcATCCTGTTATTAAGCATAACATTCCCAGTGAACTAAAAAGGAAGCCTTGTTTGGCTGAACAAGGAGCTCATTCAACTACACAGCAGCAAGAAGCAGCTCAGAAAAGCTCTAAAAATGACGTTGAAGGAGCCAAAAAACCACAGGTAGAGAAAAAAGAGGTCTGCAAAACCTCCAAAAGCGCTGTACTATTGATAAAAAACAAAGATACAGGCTCTGAAAAAGACCTTGAAGTTCCCATACCCCCCCTAAAGGATACAGCCCCAGCCAAAACCCAGAATGAGAAGAAAACCCAGGCCAGTGAAGCACAAAATATAGACAATGACAGTGTCAAGAAAAATAAGGCTGAAAAACTCTCCAAAATTGAGTCACCAAAGTCGACCAATTCTGTACAACAAACTGAGCCTGAGAAGAAGACTTCAGCAACAGAAACCAAAGTAGAATTGGAGACTAAATCTGAGGAGACCTCACACACTAAAGCTGTGACAGATGCTGAACCTCAAAAAGCATTGAGAGTTATCATTG aTGACACCCCGTCTCAACCAGCGCCTTTTGAACATCGTATTGTAAGTGCCAAGCACATGGCAGTTACCTCGTACTACTCACTCATTGAGAGTGAGCTCTTAGGAGG GGGACGATTCGGCCAGGTTCACAAGTGTGCAGAGCTGTCATCTGGCCTCATGCTGGCTGCCAAGATAATACAAGTTAAAGGCTTGAAGGACAGG GATGACGTCAAGAATGAAATTGGTGTCATGAACCAGTTAAATCACGTCAATTTGATCCAGCTGTATGATGCCTTTGAGTCCAAGAACAATCTGACTTTGATTATGGAATA TATTGGTGGAGGAGAATTATTTGACAGAATCATCGATAATTATCAGCTCACTGAACTGGATGCCATCGTATTTACCAAACAGATCTGTGAGGGAGTTCAGTACCTACATCAGCAGTACATTCTCCATTTAGACCTGAAG cCAGAAAACATTTTATGTGTAAACCACAcaggaaatcaaataaaaatcattgACTTTGGACTGGCAAGAAG GTACAGACCCCGTGAGAAGCTGAAAGTTAACTTCGGCACCCCTGAGTTCCTGGCCCCAGAAGTGGTGAACTACGACTTTGTTTCATTCCCTACTGATATGTGGAGTGTAGGAGTTATCACGTATATGCT CCTGAGTGGGATGTCTCCTTTCCTTGGAGATAACGACACGGACACCATGAATAATATCCTCCATGGCAGCTGCGAGTTTGACTCCGACTCATTTGGAAATGTCTCTGCGGAGGCCAAAGACTTCATCTCTAGGTTGCTAGTGTCCGAAAAATG CAGCCGAATGAGTGCCACTGGATGCTTGAAGCATGACTGGTTGAACAACTTAGCAGAGAAAGCGAAAAGGTGCCAAGTTCTTCTCAAGTCTCAGCTTCGTTTAAAGAGTTACTTGGCTCATCGACAGTGGAAG aaacatttctatGTAGTCGCTGCTGCCAATAGACTGAAGAGAATCCACCAGCGCGGGTCTGTGAATCCTGCATAG
- the LOC121296189 gene encoding myosin light chain kinase 3-like isoform X2 codes for MNKQMSLTACIAKMYEGGTLDRAGGTRTNSPMKKPGTSLSAIDNKLNLLDEKVEKISKSQAEVMKKLEAVYQSIRNLENGIARLKPAKEPPSSGEDHLKQGELSLYNEIKALCTESVNLLKSLQQETNKQREKIDVIELSVSTTDRVITFVGEIFKSSKILAYILKGTVPWRKGSLSENTEEKKETDAKPKVEFCNRAIQAEFRRSPEGTLGLQASAQPSFHLHHETNDTGVKKQPTKTDERVNSALQSQSDNQVDESPIAPITSTEELAETKSSELSITSTKHTAENKPSRKPKEVTIKSKEPTRTQTFIKETHDVRANTDDPDGPDYQKKEITIAFITGETQTPASAAKPELNEATATSLEWHPVIKHNIPSELKRKPCLAEQGAHSTTQQQEAAQKSSKNDVEGAKKPQVEKKEVCKTSKSAVLLIKNKDTGSEKDLEVPIPPLKDTAPAKTQNEKKTQASEAQNIDNDSVKKNKAEKLSKIESPKSTNSVQQTEPEKKTSATETKVELETKSEETSHTKAVTDAEPQKALRVIIDDTPSQPAPFEHRIVSAKHMAVTSYYSLIESELLGGGRFGQVHKCAELSSGLMLAAKIIQVKGLKDRDDVKNEIGVMNQLNHVNLIQLYDAFESKNNLTLIMEYIGGGELFDRIIDNYQLTELDAIVFTKQICEGVQYLHQQYILHLDLKPENILCVNHTGNQIKIIDFGLARRYRPREKLKVNFGTPEFLAPEVVNYDFVSFPTDMWSVGVITYMLLSGMSPFLGDNDTDTMNNILHGSCEFDSDSFGNVSAEAKDFISRLLVSEK; via the exons atgaataaacagatgTCTCTTACGGCATGTATCGCCAAAATGTATGAAGGTGGCACTTTGGACCGTGCTGGTGGAACCAGGACAAATTCACCCATGAAAAAGCCCGGCACTAGTCTCAGTGCCATAGACAATAAGCTGAATCTTCTGGATGAAAAAGTGGAGAAAATTTCGAAAAGTCAGGCGGAAGTCATGAAGAAGCTTGAAGCAGTCTACCAGAGCATCAGGAACCTGGAAAATGGCATAGCAAGACTGAAGCCAGCAAAGGAACCTCCAAGCTCTGGAGAAGATCATTTGAAGCAGGGAGAGCTGAGTTTATACAATGAGATCAAGGCTCTGTGCACTGAAAGCGTGAACCTGCTGAAGTCCCTGCAAcaggaaacaaacaagcaaagagagAAAATTGATGTGATTGAACTCTCTGTCTCCACCACAGACAGAGTCATTACATTTGTTGGCGAGATCTTCAAAAGTTCTAAAATATTGGCCTATATCCTCAAGGGCACAGTTCCCTGGAGGAAAGGCAGTCTTTCAGAAAACACAGAAGAG aaaAAGGAAACGGATGCAAAGCCCAAAGTTGAATTCTGCAATCGAGCAATTCAGGCGGAGTTCAGGAGATCTCCTGAGGGCACTTTAGGGTTACAAGCCTCCGCTCAGCCaagtttccatctgcaccatgaaacca atgaTACAGGTGTGAAGAAACAGCCAACTAAAACAGATGAACGGGTCAACTCGGCTCTTCAATCTCAATCCGACAATCAAGTGGATGAAAGTCCCATAGCTCCTATCACATCCACAGAAGAGCTCGCTGAGACCAAGAGCTCAGAGCTCAGTATCACAAGCACCAAACATACAGCAGAGAATAAACCGTCTCGGAAACCCAAGGAGGTCACCATCAAAAGCAAAGAACCCACTCGAACACAGACCTTTATTAAAGAAACGCATGATGTTAGAGCGAACACAGATGACCCTGATGGACCCGACTATCAGAAAAAGGAGATCACTATTGCTTTTATAACAGGGGAGACCCAGACTCCAGCCTCCGCTGCCAAACCAGAGCTGAATGAGGCTACTGCAACATCTCTTGAgtg gcATCCTGTTATTAAGCATAACATTCCCAGTGAACTAAAAAGGAAGCCTTGTTTGGCTGAACAAGGAGCTCATTCAACTACACAGCAGCAAGAAGCAGCTCAGAAAAGCTCTAAAAATGACGTTGAAGGAGCCAAAAAACCACAGGTAGAGAAAAAAGAGGTCTGCAAAACCTCCAAAAGCGCTGTACTATTGATAAAAAACAAAGATACAGGCTCTGAAAAAGACCTTGAAGTTCCCATACCCCCCCTAAAGGATACAGCCCCAGCCAAAACCCAGAATGAGAAGAAAACCCAGGCCAGTGAAGCACAAAATATAGACAATGACAGTGTCAAGAAAAATAAGGCTGAAAAACTCTCCAAAATTGAGTCACCAAAGTCGACCAATTCTGTACAACAAACTGAGCCTGAGAAGAAGACTTCAGCAACAGAAACCAAAGTAGAATTGGAGACTAAATCTGAGGAGACCTCACACACTAAAGCTGTGACAGATGCTGAACCTCAAAAAGCATTGAGAGTTATCATTG aTGACACCCCGTCTCAACCAGCGCCTTTTGAACATCGTATTGTAAGTGCCAAGCACATGGCAGTTACCTCGTACTACTCACTCATTGAGAGTGAGCTCTTAGGAGG GGGACGATTCGGCCAGGTTCACAAGTGTGCAGAGCTGTCATCTGGCCTCATGCTGGCTGCCAAGATAATACAAGTTAAAGGCTTGAAGGACAGG GATGACGTCAAGAATGAAATTGGTGTCATGAACCAGTTAAATCACGTCAATTTGATCCAGCTGTATGATGCCTTTGAGTCCAAGAACAATCTGACTTTGATTATGGAATA TATTGGTGGAGGAGAATTATTTGACAGAATCATCGATAATTATCAGCTCACTGAACTGGATGCCATCGTATTTACCAAACAGATCTGTGAGGGAGTTCAGTACCTACATCAGCAGTACATTCTCCATTTAGACCTGAAG cCAGAAAACATTTTATGTGTAAACCACAcaggaaatcaaataaaaatcattgACTTTGGACTGGCAAGAAG GTACAGACCCCGTGAGAAGCTGAAAGTTAACTTCGGCACCCCTGAGTTCCTGGCCCCAGAAGTGGTGAACTACGACTTTGTTTCATTCCCTACTGATATGTGGAGTGTAGGAGTTATCACGTATATGCT CCTGAGTGGGATGTCTCCTTTCCTTGGAGATAACGACACGGACACCATGAATAATATCCTCCATGGCAGCTGCGAGTTTGACTCCGACTCATTTGGAAATGTCTCTGCGGAGGCCAAAGACTTCATCTCTAGGTTGCTAGTGTCCGAAAAATG A